The following proteins are encoded in a genomic region of Syngnathus acus chromosome 22, fSynAcu1.2, whole genome shotgun sequence:
- the LOC119116410 gene encoding cell cycle control protein 50A-like gives MMASSYNAKEEDGHHSGPSNHGGAGAVKSKKPDNTAFKQQRLPAWQPILTAGTVLPAFFVIGLIFIPIGIGLYVTSNNIKEFEIDYTGVDVSSPCYNCAKNYSWDNPAPCFCSVNFTLEQPFESNVFMYYGLSNFYQNHRRYVKSRDDSQLNGDRSALTNPSKECEPYRTSEGQPIAPCGAIANSLFNDSLVLYHIESNGTRIRIPLVKKGIAWWTDKHVKFRNPGGNPNLTNAFQGTNKPVNWRKPVFELDPDDRDNNGFINEDFIVWMRTAALPTFRKLYRIIQKKSSATPTLASGRYTLDITYNYPVLSFEGRKRMILSTISWMGGKNPFLGIAYITVGSICFSLGVVLLIIHHKYDSRNSSADIQN, from the exons ATGATGGCGTCGAGCTACAACGCTAAGGAAGAGGACGGCCATCACTCAGGGCCCTCTAATCATGGTGGCGCTGGGGCAGTTAAAAGCAAGAAACCGGACAATACTGCATTTAAACAACAAAGACTACCTGCTTGGCAGCCCATCTTGACAGCTGGAACTGTACTCCCCGCTTTCTTCGTCATCGGTCTCATCTTCATCCCCATTGGCATCGGCCTGTATGTTACGTCAAACAACATCAAGGAGTTTGAG attGATTACACCGGTGTGGACGTGTCAAGCCCATGCTATAACTGTGCAAAAAACTACAGCTGGGACAATCCGGCACCTTGCTTTTGCTCTGTGAATTTCACTTTGGAGCAGCCATTTGAG AGCAACGTCTTTATGTACTATGGCTTATCAAACTTCTATCAGAATCACAGACGCTATGTGAAATCCAGGGATGACAGCCAACTGAATGGGGATCGTTCTGCTTTGACG AATCCTAGCAAGGAATGTGAGCCTTACCGTACCAGCGAAGGCCAGCCCATTGCTCCTTGCGGGGCCATAGCCAACAGCCTCTTCAATG actctTTGGTTCTATATCATATTGAATCCAATGGCACCAGAATTAGAATCCCCCTGGTAAAGAAAGGCATTGCTTGGTGGACAGACAAGCATGTGAAGTTTAGGAATCCTGGTGGGAATCCTAATCTTACCAATGCTTTTCAAG GTACTAACAAGCCGGTGAACTGGAGAAAGCCAGTGTTTGAGTTGGACCCGGATGACCGTGATAACAACGGCTTCatcaatgaggacttcattgTGTGGATGCGCACAGCCGCCTTACCCACTTTCCGCAAGCTCTACAGGATCATCCAGAAGAAGTCGAGCGCAACCCCAACGCTAGCTAGCGGCAGATACACCTTGGACATCACCTACA ATTACCCTGTCCTGAGCTTTGAAGGTCGCAAGCGAATGATCTTGAGCACCATCTCCTGGATGGGAGGGAAGAACCCATTCCTGGGCATCGCCTACATCACCGTGGGCTCCATTTGCTTCTCCCTGGGTGTGGTTCTGCTCATCATCCACCATAAATATGACTCACGCAACAGTAGCGCAGATATTCAGAATTAG